A stretch of DNA from Mycobacterium senriense:
CGATCGCGATCCAGCGCGACTTGGCGGCCTATCGCGATCAGTCCGGCAGCCAGGTGTTGCGCGTCCGGATCGGACTGCACACCGGAGAGGTGATCCGCGAGCAGGAGGACTTCTTCGGGCACACCGTGATCCTCGCGGCGAGGATCGGGGCGAAAGCCAACGGCAACGGGATCCTTGTGTCGGCGGTGCTGCGCGGACTGGTAGCCGGCAGTCACGAGTTCCGATTCGGCGAATCGCGCGACGAACAACTCAAGGGGCTGCAGGATCCCCAGCGCATCTATGAGGTCTGCTGGGAATAGGGCTCAGGCCGACAGGCCCTCCTGCGAATCCGACGCGGTGCGCAATCGCTGCAGCGCCTGGCGCACCTGCTCCCCGTTGGTGGTCTGCCAGAACGGCGGCAACGAGGCTCGCAGGTAACCGCCGTAGCCGGCGGTGACCATGCGCGAGTCGAGCACCGCGACCACTCCGCGATCGGTGACGCGGCGCAACAGCCGCCCCGATCCCTGCGCCAACAGCAGCGCCGCGTGGTTGGCCGAAACGGCCATGAAGCCGTTGCCGCCGCGCGCGGCGACCGCCCGCTGCCGGGCGCCCAGCAGGGGGTCGTCGGGGCGGGGGAACGGGATGCGGTCGATCAGCACCAACGACAGCGACGGCCCGGGCACATCGACGCCCTGCCACAGCGACAGCGTGCCGAACAGGGAGGTCTGCGGGTCGGCGCTGAACTGCTCGACGAGCGCAGAGGTGCTGTCGTCGCCCTGGCACAGCACCGGCGTCGAGAGGCGTTCGCGCATGGCCTCGGCGGCCGCCCGGGCCGCGCGCATCGACGAGAACAAGCCCAGGGTGCGGCCGTCGGCGGCGGTGATGAGTTCGGCGATCTCGCTCAGCTGCTCGGCCGAGCCGGTGCCGTCGCGGCCGGGTGGGGGCAGGTGCGCGGCCACGTACAGGATTCCGGCTTTGGCGTGCTGGAACGGCGAACCGACGTCCAGGCCACGCCACGGCGCGTCGTCGTCATCCTCGGTCGTCAGCCCCCACGCCGCGGCCATGGCGTCGAACGAGCCGCCGATGGTCAGCGTCGCCGACGTCAGCACCACCGTCGACCGCGAGAACACCCGGGACCGCAGCAGCCCCGCGACCGAGAGCGGTGCCACCCGCAACACCGGGCGCGATGAGCCCCTGATCTCCTCGTGCTCCAGCCACACCACGTCGGTGCGGTCGGGGATGGCCGGGCCGAATGATTCCAGCACGCGCGACGCGGTGTCCGAGATCTCGCTCAGCGCCGCAACGGCTTCGGCGCGCGCCGACGCCGCCTTGGGGTCGTTGGTGGTGTCAATGGCCGAGCGCGCCGCCGTCGACACGTCGCGCAGCGCCGTCAGGTAGGTCGCCAGCTCGTCGTCGAGGCGGTCGATGCGGCCTGGCGTGCTGTCGTGGATGAGCGAGGCGAAATTCGCCGTCGTCGCCTCCATACGCTGGACCAATCCCGGGTCCACCAGTCGGGCGATCCGCCGGGCGGCCACCCCGAGGGAGGCCGACGTCAGCTCCGCGGTCGCCACCGACGTCACCCGGTCCACCAGCTCGTGTGCTTCGTCGACGACCAGCAGCGCATGCTCGGGCAGCACCACCGATTCGGCGACCGCGTCGATGGCCAGCAGCGCATGGTTGGTGACCACGACGTCGGCGCGGCCGGCCTGCGCCCTGGCGCGTTCGGAGAAGCACTCGGTGCCGAACGGGCAACGCGCCACGCCGAGGCATTCCCGCGCGGAAACGCTGACCTGCGACCAGGATCGGTCACCGACGCCGGGCTTCAGGTCGTCGCGATCGCCCGATTCGGTGCTCGACGCCCATTCGGTGAGCCGCTGCACGTCGCGGCCCAACGCGCTGACCGCCATCGGGTTGAAAAGCTCCTCCTGCGGCCGGTCGTCGCCGTCGTCACCGTCGGCCGCCCCACCGTTGTGAATCTTGTTCAAGCACAGATAGTTTCGCCGCCCCTTGAGCAACGCGAACTGCGGGCGACGCGGGAGGGCGTCGGCCAGCGCATCGACCAGCCGGGGCAGATCGCGATCGACGAGCTGGCGCTGCAAAGCGATCGTGGCCGTGGACACGACGACGGGGCAGTCGTCGTCCAGGGCGTGGACGACCGCGGGCACCAAGTAGGCGAGCGACTTGCCGGTGCCGGTGCCGGCCTGCACGACCAGGTGCTCGTCGGTGGCGAAGGCCCGCGCCACCGCGGCGGCCATCTCCTGCTGGCCGCGGCGTTCACTGCCGCCGAGTGCGGCCACCGCGGTGGCCAGCAGCTCGGACACGGAAACGTCGGACGTGGCTACCCTCTTCGCTGTTCAGGGCGGCGCTCGCGCCGCGGCATCTTTCGGGCGGTGCTAGCGCCGGCCGGCGGGAATCTGCGTGGTCGTGATCGCGGGATCGCCGTGCGACAAGTTCAATCCCTCCCACGGCAGACTGCGCAGCCCGGAAGTTACCAGCTCTCGCGCCGCGGCGAGGTTCGGTTTGGACACCAGTTCTCCGGCGCGGACCAGCGCGACGGTCAAGACCCGGGCCGGATCGGAGACGACGGGTTGTTGGCCGGCGGGATACACGATCTCCTCGGTGATGATGCCCGAGCCGCGCGACAGGCGCAGGGCCTCCTTGCGTCCGCCGTGAGATTGCTTGTGGCTGCTGCGCTTCTGGACCGGGAGGCCGTCCACCTCGACGAGCTTGTACACCATGTTCGCCGTCGGGGCGCCCGAGCCCGTCACCAGCGACGTGCCCACGCCGTAACTGTCCACCGGCTCGGCGGCCAGGGCCGCGATGGAGAACTCGTCGAGGTCGCCGGAGACCAAGATGCGGGTCCCGGTGGCTCCCAGCCTGTCGAGTTGTTCACGGACCTGGCGGGCCAGCACGCCCAGCTCGCCGGAGTCGATGCGCACCGCACCGAGCCCGGTGCCGGCGGCGGCCACCGCATTGGCCACACCGGTCGTCACGTCATAGGTGTCCACCAGCAGGGTGGTGTCCACGCCGAGCGCGTCGACCTGCGCTCGAAATGCCGCCAATTCCGTCGATTCGGTGGGGGAATCGGCGTGGGCGTGCAGCATGGTGAACGCGTGCGCGGAGGTGCCCTCGGTGGGTATCCCGTAGCAGCGCTGCGCCTCCAGATTGGATGTCGCCGCGAAGCCGGCGAGGTAGGCGGCGCGCGCCGCGGCGACGGCCGCCTGCTCGTGCGTGCGGCGCGACCCCATCTCGATCAACGGGCGCCCCCGGGCCGCGCTGACCATGCGCGCCGCGGCGGACGCGACCGCGGTGTCGTGATTGAAAATCGACAGCGCCAGCGTCTCGAGCACCACGCATTCGGCGAACGTCCCGCTCACCGACAGCACCGGGGAACCGGGGAAGTACAGCTCGCCTTCGGCGTAGCCGTCGATGTCCCCGCCGAACCGGAATTCGCGCAAGTAGCGCAACGTGTCCGGGTCGAGGAATTGCTCCAGCGATTGGCACGCCTGGTCATCGAAGGTGAACTGCGGCAGCGCTTCGAGCAGCCGGCCGGTCCCGGCGACCACGCCGTAGCGGCGGCCTTCGGGAAGACGTCGGGCGAAAAGCTCGAAGGTTGTCCGCCGATCGGCGCTGCCGTCTCGCAGCGCCGCCGCCAACATCGTCAGTTCGTACTTGTCGGTCAGCAGCCCAGTAACGACCGGGTCGTTCATTCCATAACGGTATCGGCTGTGATCGGGGCTCGGAAACGACGTCCAACCCTCGGTATCGTGTACGCCATGGTTGTTATGTCAGCGCCCACTAAGCCGGGCACTACAGGACAACGAGAGTCCGCTCCGGTAGAGGCCACGTCGAGCCCGTGGGTCACGATCGTCTGGGACGACCCGGTCAATCTGATGACCTACGTGACGTATGTGTTCCAGAAGTTGTTCGGCTACAGCGAGCCGCACGCCACCAAGCTGATGCTGCAGGTGCACAACGAAGGAAAGGCCGTGGTGTCCGCCGGCAGCCGCGAATCCATGGAAGTCGATGTGTCCAAGCTGCACGCCGCCGGTTTGTGGGCGACCATGCAGCAGGACCGCTGAAACCCGAGGCGCTGGCGATTACCTGTGCGCAAATGGAAGCGGGTCGAGACCGCGAGCGGTCCCCGTTTTCGCTCGTCCCTGGCTCCGCATGAGGCCACCCTGCTCAAGAACCTGGCCACCGCGATGATCGGCCTGCTCGACGAGCGTGAATCGTCTTCGCCCGCAGACGAACTCGAGGAGATCACCGGGATCAAGACCGGCAACGCCGACCCGCCGAAAGATCCCACGCTGCGACGGCTGCTGCCCGACTTCTACCGGCGCGACGACGAGGACACCGCGCCACCCGACGATGCGGACAGCCTCAACGCCGCGCTGCGCAGCCTGCACGAGCCGGACATCGTCAACGCCAAACGCGTTGCCGCACAGCGGGTACTGAGCACGATCCCGGAGGGCGGCGGCCGCTTCGAGCTGACCGAAGACGACGCGAACTCCTGGGTCGCGGCGGTCAACGACATCCGGCTGACCCTGGGAGTCATGCTCGAGGTCGGGCCCGAAGGCCCGGAGCGCCTGCCGGCCGACCATCCGCTGGCCGTGCACTTCGACGTGTACCAGTGGCTGACGGTGTTGCAGGAGTACCTGGTCCTGGTGCTGATGGGGCCCCGATGATCGGCGACAGGTGAACGCCATCACCGACGTCGGCGGCATCCGCGTCGGCCACTACCAACGACTGGATCCCGATGCGTCCCCGGGCGCCGGCTGGGCCTGCGGCGTCACCGTCGTGCTCACCCCACCCGGCACCGTGGGCGCCGTCGATTGCCGCGGCGGTGCGCCTGGCACCCGGGAGACCGACCTGCTGGACCCGTCGAACACCGTGCGGTTCGTGGACGCGGTGTTGCTCGCCGGAGGCAGCGCCTACGGCTTGGCCGCCGCGGACGGCGTCATGCGCTGGCTGGAGGAACGCGAACGTGGCGTGGCGATGGACGGCGGGGTGGTGCCCATCGTGCCGGGCGCGGTGATTTTCGATCTGCCGGTGGGCGGCTGGGAGTGCCGCCCGACGGCCGAGTTCGGCTACGCCGCCTGCGCCGCCGCCAAGGACGGCGCGGCGGCGGGTGTCGGGAACGTCGGCGCCGGGGTCGGGGCGCGCGCCGGCGCGCTCAAGGGCGGCGTCGGCACCGCGTCGAGGCTGCTGCCGTCCGGGGTGACCGTTGGGGCGGTGGCCGTGGTGAACTCGGTGGGCGAGGTCGTCGACCGGGGCACCGGCTTGCCGTGGATGGCGGACCTGACTCGGGACTTCGGCCTGCGGCCGCCGCCGGCCGAGCAGATCGACGCCTTCGCCCGGTTGCCGTCCCCGTCGAATCCGGTGGACAACCCGCTCAACACCGTCATCGCGGTGGTGGCCACCGATGCCGCCCTGAGTTCGGCGGCGTGCCGGCGGGTGGCGATCGCCGCTCACGACGGCCTGGCCCGCAGCATCCGGCCGGCGCACACGCCGGTCGACGGTGACACGGTGTTCGTGTTGGCCACCGGTGCGGTCGAGGTGGCTGCGGCGGCCAGTTCCAAACCACCGCCCGCCGCCTTCTCCCCGGAGACTCCGTTGGCCACCGAGGTAGGCATCGCCGCCGCCGATTGCCTGGCGGACGCGGTGCTGGGCGGCGTGCTGGCCGCGGAGTCGATCGCCGGCATACCGAGCTACCGCGACGTGCTGCCCGGGGCATTCGGTCGATGAGATCGACCGGCCGCTGCGGCCGGTAGCCTTGACATGCTGGAAACACGCTGGAAGGGCAGCCATGGGTAAGACGACCCCGCGGGGACGCCCCGGCGCGCGCGCCGCCCAGCCGACGAAGCGGTCCACCGCGACGGTGGGCGCCGCAACGATCCTCACCTTCGTGGCCTTGCTCTACCTCGTCGAGTTGATCGACCAGCTGTCCCGGCACTCGCTGGACGCCAACGGCATCAGGCCACTGGAAGCCGACGGCCTGTGGGGCATCGTGTTCTCCCCGGTGTTGCACGAGAGCTGGCAGCACCTGGCGGCCAACACCGTTCCGCTGCTGGTCCTGGGATTCCTGATGACGCTGGCCGGTCTGTCCCGGTTCGTCTGGGCGACCGCGATCGTGTGGATCCTGGGCGGCTTCGGCACCTGGCTGATCGGCAACGTCGGCAGCAGCTGCGGCCCCACCGACCACATCGGTGCCTCCGGCCTGATCTTCGGCTGGCTGGCCTTCCTGCTGGTGTTCGGGATCTTCGTCCGCCGGATGCGCGACATCGTCATCGGGCTGATCGTGTTGTTCGCCTACGGCGGCGTCCTGCTCGGAGCCATGCCCGTGCTCGGCAGATGCGGTGGTGTGTCATGGCAGGGCCATCTGTGTGGGGCGATAGCCGGCGTCGTGGCCGCCTACATGTTGTCGGCACCGGAACGTAAGCGCCGGACATCGAGGAACGCCGGCACCAGCGTTGCGCGGCCCAAGACATGAGCTCCGCATTGGCACCCATCGGGGTCTTCGACTCCGGTGTCGGGGGACTCACCGTCGCGCGGGCAATCATCGACCAGCTGCCCGACGAGGACATCATCTATGTGGGCGATACCGGCCACGGCCCGTACGGCCCGCTGACCATCCCGGAGGTCCGCGCGCACGCGCTGGCCATCGGTGACGACCTCGTCGGCCGCGGCGTCAAGGCGTTGGTCATCGCCTGCAACACGGCGTCCGCGGCATGCCTGCGGGATGCGCGCGAACGCTATGACGTGCCCGTCGTCGAGGTGATCCTGCCGGCGGTGCGCCGCGCGGTCGTCACCACCCGCAACGGTCGCATCGGCGTCATCGGCACCCAGGCGACCATCAACTCGCACGCCTATCAGGATGCGTTCGCCGCCGCCCGCGACACCGAGATCACCGCGGTGGCCTGCCCGCGCTTCGTCGACTTCGTGGAGCGCGGCGTGACGAGTGGCCGTCAGGTGCTCGGGCTGGCCGAGGGCTATCTGGAGCCGCTGCAGCGCGCGCAGGTGGACACGCTGGTGCTCGGCTGCACGCACTATCCGTTGCTGTCGGGGCTCATCCAGTTGGCGATGGGTGACAACGTGACGTTGGTCTCCAGCGCCGAGGAAACCGCCAAGGAAGTGCTTCGGGTGCTGACCGAGCGGGACCTGCTCCGCCCCCACGACGCGCCCCCTGCGACACGGGTTTTCGAAGCCACCGGCGACCCCGAGGCATTCACCGCTTTGGCGGCGCGCTTCCTGGGTCCGGCGGTCACCGGCGTCCAGCCCGTTCAGCAGGTGCGCATTGATTGACCTGCGGACGAGATTCTCGTCACACCAATGCGGCGATGTTTTCGTCACGGTGCCAGTGGGCATGGCACAGTGGTGTCCGTGCGAATAACCGTGCTCGGCTGCTCGGGCAGCGTGGTGGGTCCGGATTCGCCCGCGTCGGGTTATCTGCTCCGGGCACCGGACACTCCGCCGTTGGTCATCGACTTCGGCGGAGGCGTTTTGGGCGCGCTGCAGCGCTATGCCGATCCCGGTTCGGTGCACGTGCTGTTGTCCCATTTGCACGCCGACCATTGTCTGGATTTGCCCGGACTTTTCGTGTGGCGCCGCTACCACCCGACGCGTCCGCTGGGTAAGGCGTTGCTCTACGGCCCGGGGGACACCTGGTCGCGGTTGGGTGCGGCGTCGTCCCCCTACGGCGGCGAAATCGACGACTGTTCGGACATTTTCGACGTTCGGCATTGGGTCGAAGGTGAGCCGGTGACGATCGGCGCGCTGACGGTGACGCCGCGAGTGGTGGCCCATCCGACCGAGTCCTACGGCTTGAAGATCACCGACCCCTCCGGCGCCTCGTTCGTCTACAGCGGTGACACCGGTTTCTGCGATCAGCTCGTCGAGCTGGCTCGCGGCGCCGACGTCTTCCTCTGCGAGGCCTCGTGGACGCATTCGCCGGACCGTCCGCCCGCGCTGCATCTGTCAGGCACCGAAGCCGGCCGGGCCGCGGCCGAGGCCGGCGTGCACGAACTCTTGCTCACCCACATCCCGCCGTGGACCTCGCGCGAGGACGTCATCAGCGAGGCCAAGGCCGAGTTCGACGGTCCCGTACACGCGGTGGTGTGCGGCGAGACGTTCGATATCCGGCGTTCTGAAAGGGTCTGAGTAGACCCGGCTACTGTGGGCGTCGTGTCCAGACGAGAAGACGGCCGCCTTGACGATGAGCTTCGGCCCGTGGTCATCACCCGTGGTTTCACTGACCATCCCGCCGGTTCGGTATTGATCGAATTCGGCCACACCAAGGTCATGTGCACCGCCAGCGTGACCGACGGGGTGCCGCGCTGGCGCAAGGGGTCGGGCCTGGGGTGGCTGACCGCCGAGTACGCGATGTTGCCGTCGGCGACCCACACCCGTTCGGACCGCGAGTCGGTGAAGGGCCGCCTGGCCGGGCGCACCCAGGAGATCAGCCGGCTGATCGGACGGTCGCTGCGGGCGTGCATCGACCTGGCGGCGCTGGGGGAGAACACCATCGCCGTCGACTGCGACGTCTTGCAGGCCGACGGCGGTACTCGCACCGCGGCCATCACGGGCGCCTTCGTGGCGTTGTCGGACGCGGTGACCTATCTCGCGGCGGCGGGCAAGCTGTCGGATCCCCGGCCGTTGTCCTGTGCGATCGCGGCGGTCAGTGTCGGCGTGGTCGACGGGCGGATCCGGGTCGACCTGCCGTACGAGGAGGACTCCCGCGCCGAGGTCGACATGAACGTCGTCGCCACCGACACCGGGACCCTCGTCGAGGTTCAGGGGACCGGCGAGGGAGCGACGTTCCCGCGCTCGACGCTGGACAAGCTGCTCGATGTGGCCCTGGCCGCCTGCGAAAAACTGTTCACCGCGCAGCGCGAAGCGCTGCAGCAGCCATACCCCGGTGCGCTCCCCGAGGGGGCCCCGGCGCCGAAGGCGTTCGGCAGCTGACCCACCTGCTGGTCGCCGGCCTGACCCCGGCCTAACCGCCGCGCGGTTCACCACCGCCGACACCGCGGGCACGACGAGACCCATTGCGGTCGGTCATGACTCGTCCTCCCGCAGCTCGAAGATCGGGATGGTGCGCGTGGTTTTCGACTGGTAGTTCTCGAACGCGAACGCGGGTACGGTCGCGTTGATCTTGGGGATGATCGCCTCACGTTCGGACGAGTCGAGCTCGTGCGCGACGACGTCGAATGAGGCCGTGGCGACTTCAACGCGCGCCCGCGGGTTGGCCCGCAGGTTGTGCACCCACGCCGGGTTGATGTCGGCGCCACCGTAACCGGCGACGATCAGCAGCTTGCCGTCGATGCGGAAGGCCACCAGCGGCGCGACGCGAGGCTCGCCGGACTTCGCGCCCGTCGTAGTCAGGAGCAACAGCTCGTTGCCTTCAAATCGCCCGCCGACCATGCCGGCGTTGGCGCGGAACTCGTCGGTGATGTTGTTGTTGAGCGCCTTGAGCGTCTCGGTATCGGGTTTTTGACTCACTCTGGACGCAGCCACTTGGTCGCCCCGTCTATTCCTGCGGAGCGCGTCGCGCGTAGGCCGTGCGCCGACCCATCGTCTCGCAGACCGTAAAGTGGCCGGGTGCATCGGCAACGACCCAGGCGCATGTTCAGGAATAGCTGTTGACCCGGCTGCTGGTCGCCAGCCGCAACCCCAAGAAGCTGGCGGAGTTGCGCCGGGTGCTCGACGCGGCCGGCCTGACCGGATTGGCGTTGGTGTCGCTCGACGACGTGGCGCCCTTCGAGGAAGCGCCGGAGACCGGCGCGATTTTCGAGGACAACGCGCTGGCCAAGGCGCGGGATGCCTTCGCCGCGAGCGGGCTGGCAAGTGTGGCCGACGATTCCGGGCTGGAGGTCGCCGCGCTCAACGGCATGCCCGGTGTGCTGTCGGCGCGCTGGTCGGGCCGGCACGGCGACGACGCGGGCAACACCGCATTGCTGCTGGCTCAATTGCGCGACGTGCCCGACGGACGGCGCGGTGCGGCGTTCGTGTCCGCGTGTGCGCTCGTCTCGGCCGCCGGCGAGGTCGTCGTCCGCGGCGAGTGGCCCGGCAGCATTGCCCGCGAACCACGCGGCGACGGTGGCTTCGGCTACGACCCGGTCTTCGTTCCTCAGGGGCATGACCGCACGGCGGCGGAGCTGAGCCCGTCGGAGAAGGACGCCGTCTCGCATCGCGGTCGCGCGCTGCGGCTGCTGTTGCCGTCGCTGGAAACGCTGGCCCGATCCGGGGGCTAGGGCGACCGGCCCCGCCGGAGCTGCGCGGGCCTACAACCCGAAACGCGCCTTGACGTCCCGGGTTTGGAAGTGCTCCACGATGATGCCGAGCAGCGGGATGGTCCCGGACAGCAGCACGCCGACCGTCTTGCCGAGCGGCCAGCGCACCTTGACCGCCAGATTGAAGGCGGTCAGCACGTAGATGAAATACACCCAGCCGTGGACCACTTCGATCCACCGGATCTCGTGGCCGAAGGCGAGGTGCGACACGATCTCGTAGCACAGCGCGATGAGCCACAGCCCCGTCGTCCACGCCATGATCCGGTAGCCGAGCAGCGCGGTGCGGATCTTGTCGGCGGGCACTGCGGGCACTGATGTTCCGGGCGTCTCCGGCGTGGTCATGCGGTTGTCCTCTTCTGCTTTTCGGCGTCTTGCGCGGCGAGCTCGGCCAGGTAGGTGTTGTACTCGCGCAGCGCGGGGTCGTCGGGTGCCTGCGACGCGGGCTTGGGACGCGCGGGCAGCAGCCCGGCGGGGATCTCCGTCATCGCGTCTGTGCTCCGTGGCTGTGGCGGTTCCTCTTCATAGCGAACGAATTTGCGGTAGGCGTACACGCAGAATCCGGCGAACAGCGGCCACTGCAACGCATAGCCGAGGTTCTGAAAGGAGCCGGAGACGGAATTGAATCTGGTCCACTGCCACCAGCCCAGGGCCAGGCACCCGCACGCCGCGACGATAACCAGCGCGACGAGCGCGGGCCTGCGACGATGCGTAGTGGACACCCCTTGACCGTACCGCTCACGATCTGGGCCCGGCGAATTCGTCGAGCCGCGCCACGGCCACGGGCGCCGGCGCCAGGAGGGGATACTGACGACTTGTGAGCACGTCTTCAACCCGTGTCGCGGCCATCTTGAACGGTTTGGCCCGCATACGTCCCTGGCAAGAAGCGCTGTATCGCGACATCCACCAGCACCCGGAACTGTCGCATCAGGAGCATCGCACCGCGGACTTGGTCAAGCAGCGCCTCCAGGCGTGCGGCTACGACGTTCACTTCGGGATCGGCGGTACCGGAGTGGTAGGAATTCTGCGCAATGGTGACGGGCCGGGCGTGCTGATGCGCGCGGACATGGACGCCCTGCCCGTGCAGGAGGACACCGGCCTGCCCTATGCCAGCACCACGCGCGCTCGCAGCGCGGACGACGACGTACCGGTGATGCATGCCTGCGGCCATGACGTCCACGTTGCCTGCCTGCTCGGCGCCGCGACGCTGCTCGCCGACCGCAGAGAACAATGGAGCGGCACCGCGATCGCGCTGTTCCAGCCGGCGGAAGAGGTCGGCGACGGGGCCGGCGGAATGGTGAACGACGGTCTGGTCGACATCCTGCCGACCGTCGACGTGGCCCTCGCGCAACACGTGGCGCCACTGCCGGCGGGTCACGTCGCCACGCGGTCCGGGCCCATTGCCGCGGCCGCGGACAGCATGCGGATCACGGTATTCGGGCGCGGCTCGCACGGATCGATGCCGCAGGCCGGTGTCGATCCCGTTGTCTTGGCGGCGATGATCGTGCTCCGGCTGCAGACCATCGTCTCGCGCGAGGTCGCGCCCACCGACACGGTGGCGCTCACCGTCGGAAGCATTCACGCCGGCAGCAAGAGCAATGTGATCAGCGACCGCGCGGTGCTGGAACTGAACCTGCGAACCTACGATAAGGCCGTCCGCACAACGGTTTTGGATGCCATCCGCCGGATCGTCGTCGGCGAATGTCAGGCCTCGGGATCACCCCGCGAACCCGAATTCGAGCTCTACGACGCCTTTCCGCCCACCATCAACGACCACGACACCACCGATCGGGTGAGCGGCGCGTTCGTGGAGCATTTCGGTGACCGCTTCGCCATCCTGCCCACCGGCGGCACGGCCAGCGAGGACTTCAGCGTGATTCCCGACGCCCTGGGCGTCCCTTACGCGTACTGGGCCTTCGGCGGCACCGACGCGAAGCTGTTTGCGCAGGCGTTGGAGTCGGGGCGAGTCAACCAGGACATCCCCGTCAACCACTCGCCGTACTTCGCCCCGGTCGTGCAACCCACCCTCGACGTTGGTACCGAGGCCCTCGTGGTTGCGGCGCTCGCCTGGCTTTAGTGGCCGAGCCTCACCGCAGCCCGAGTCGGCAGGCCGCTGACCCGGTACTGCGTTCCTGCGCCGTCGTCGACAAGTCTGTCCGCGAACTCAGCGGTACGATCGGCACGCCGCGGGCGTGGCGAAATTGGCAGACGCGATGGTTTTAGGTGCCATTGCTCGAAAGAGCTTGAGGGTTCGAGTCCCTCCGCCCGCACTCGTCTCGCTGGGGTAGCCCAACTCGGTTAGCTGGTGGGGCATAAGTCCGCCGGAAGCCGGGTACCTCTTCTGGCTAGCGACTATCTGAGGTCCGGGTAAACGATGGAGCCGTCCAGTGGGCCGGCACCATGCAGAACGGGCCAAGAGCGGCGGGGGATGGAATCACGTGAACCGCGGCGACGACGACCAAAACCTCACTGAAGTGGCGGCGGAGACCACCGCGGATTATGGTGCCGACTTCCTTGACGAGCAGGATGACGGTTCGACGAAAGCTACTACCGCGGCGGAAATCATCGAAGGGTTGCCGACCGGATCGGCACTGCTGGTTGTTAAGCGTGGCCCGAACGCCGGTTCTCGATTCTTACTCGATCAGCCGGTCACGTCGGCGGGGCGCCATCCCGACAGCGACATTCTGCTCGACGACGTAACTGTGAGCCGCCGCCACGCCGAGTTTCGCCTCAATGACGACGGCAGTTGGGAGGTCGCCGACGTCGGCAGCCTCAACGGGACCTACGTCAACCGTCAGCCGGTGGACTCAGCGGTGCTGGCCAATAACGATCAGGTGCAGATCGGCAAGTTCCGGCTGGTCTTCCTGACCGGGTAATCCTGGCGACGCCGGTCAGTCCGCCACGAAGCGGGCACGGACCTCCGGGGCCGGCAGCGGACAACTGTCGTACTTGCCGCCGACGCGATAGCGGATCGCCGCGAACCTGTCGTAGAGCCAATCTCGCAGCGGAGCCGGAATGACGCGCGCGGCCAAGAGCATTCGCCACGGTCCGCCGAGATAATCCGCCACGCGCAGCACGGCCTCGGATCGGACGGCCACCCGTTCCGACGGCCCGCCCGGGTCATCCACAAACACCATCGAGTCGACGGCGCCGATTTCCGGGTGCCGCTCGATGATCGCTTTGGCGAAGACGCTCTCCAACGCCGCGAAGCGCAGCGGACCGGTGGGATCGAACCGAAGGATCGTGCGGACCGACCGGTTGCACACCCCGCAGACCCCGTCGTACAGCAGCACGGGCGCCACCAACTCACCGCTCATGCCTCCCAGGTTACCGGGCGGGGCCCAGGTTGACCTATGGTAAGGCAACCCTTAGTTTGTGGGGGTAACGTACCAAGTCGTGGGCGGCCGGCCGATGATCGCGGCGCCCACGTCGGGTCG
This window harbors:
- a CDS encoding ATP-dependent DNA helicase; the encoded protein is MSELLATAVAALGGSERRGQQEMAAAVARAFATDEHLVVQAGTGTGKSLAYLVPAVVHALDDDCPVVVSTATIALQRQLVDRDLPRLVDALADALPRRPQFALLKGRRNYLCLNKIHNGGAADGDDGDDRPQEELFNPMAVSALGRDVQRLTEWASSTESGDRDDLKPGVGDRSWSQVSVSARECLGVARCPFGTECFSERARAQAGRADVVVTNHALLAIDAVAESVVLPEHALLVVDEAHELVDRVTSVATAELTSASLGVAARRIARLVDPGLVQRMEATTANFASLIHDSTPGRIDRLDDELATYLTALRDVSTAARSAIDTTNDPKAASARAEAVAALSEISDTASRVLESFGPAIPDRTDVVWLEHEEIRGSSRPVLRVAPLSVAGLLRSRVFSRSTVVLTSATLTIGGSFDAMAAAWGLTTEDDDDAPWRGLDVGSPFQHAKAGILYVAAHLPPPGRDGTGSAEQLSEIAELITAADGRTLGLFSSMRAARAAAEAMRERLSTPVLCQGDDSTSALVEQFSADPQTSLFGTLSLWQGVDVPGPSLSLVLIDRIPFPRPDDPLLGARQRAVAARGGNGFMAVSANHAALLLAQGSGRLLRRVTDRGVVAVLDSRMVTAGYGGYLRASLPPFWQTTNGEQVRQALQRLRTASDSQEGLSA
- a CDS encoding nicotinate phosphoribosyltransferase, producing the protein MNDPVVTGLLTDKYELTMLAAALRDGSADRRTTFELFARRLPEGRRYGVVAGTGRLLEALPQFTFDDQACQSLEQFLDPDTLRYLREFRFGGDIDGYAEGELYFPGSPVLSVSGTFAECVVLETLALSIFNHDTAVASAAARMVSAARGRPLIEMGSRRTHEQAAVAAARAAYLAGFAATSNLEAQRCYGIPTEGTSAHAFTMLHAHADSPTESTELAAFRAQVDALGVDTTLLVDTYDVTTGVANAVAAAGTGLGAVRIDSGELGVLARQVREQLDRLGATGTRILVSGDLDEFSIAALAAEPVDSYGVGTSLVTGSGAPTANMVYKLVEVDGLPVQKRSSHKQSHGGRKEALRLSRGSGIITEEIVYPAGQQPVVSDPARVLTVALVRAGELVSKPNLAAARELVTSGLRSLPWEGLNLSHGDPAITTTQIPAGRR
- the clpS gene encoding ATP-dependent Clp protease adapter ClpS, translating into MVVMSAPTKPGTTGQRESAPVEATSSPWVTIVWDDPVNLMTYVTYVFQKLFGYSEPHATKLMLQVHNEGKAVVSAGSRESMEVDVSKLHAAGLWATMQQDR
- a CDS encoding DUF2017 domain-containing protein, whose amino-acid sequence is MRKWKRVETASGPRFRSSLAPHEATLLKNLATAMIGLLDERESSSPADELEEITGIKTGNADPPKDPTLRRLLPDFYRRDDEDTAPPDDADSLNAALRSLHEPDIVNAKRVAAQRVLSTIPEGGGRFELTEDDANSWVAAVNDIRLTLGVMLEVGPEGPERLPADHPLAVHFDVYQWLTVLQEYLVLVLMGPR
- a CDS encoding P1 family peptidase codes for the protein MNAITDVGGIRVGHYQRLDPDASPGAGWACGVTVVLTPPGTVGAVDCRGGAPGTRETDLLDPSNTVRFVDAVLLAGGSAYGLAAADGVMRWLEERERGVAMDGGVVPIVPGAVIFDLPVGGWECRPTAEFGYAACAAAKDGAAAGVGNVGAGVGARAGALKGGVGTASRLLPSGVTVGAVAVVNSVGEVVDRGTGLPWMADLTRDFGLRPPPAEQIDAFARLPSPSNPVDNPLNTVIAVVATDAALSSAACRRVAIAAHDGLARSIRPAHTPVDGDTVFVLATGAVEVAAAASSKPPPAAFSPETPLATEVGIAAADCLADAVLGGVLAAESIAGIPSYRDVLPGAFGR
- a CDS encoding rhomboid family intramembrane serine protease, with amino-acid sequence MGKTTPRGRPGARAAQPTKRSTATVGAATILTFVALLYLVELIDQLSRHSLDANGIRPLEADGLWGIVFSPVLHESWQHLAANTVPLLVLGFLMTLAGLSRFVWATAIVWILGGFGTWLIGNVGSSCGPTDHIGASGLIFGWLAFLLVFGIFVRRMRDIVIGLIVLFAYGGVLLGAMPVLGRCGGVSWQGHLCGAIAGVVAAYMLSAPERKRRTSRNAGTSVARPKT